The following proteins come from a genomic window of Carcharodon carcharias isolate sCarCar2 chromosome 10, sCarCar2.pri, whole genome shotgun sequence:
- the LOC121283166 gene encoding claudin-4-like: MASMGLQILGIALCVFGWLGALLTCVLPMWRVTAFIGNNIVVAQIIWEGLWMNCIVQSTGQMQCKVYDSLLALSQDLQASRALTVISLVVGVLGILISIVGGKCTNCIENEATKAKVTIISGIIFILAGVLTLIPVSWSANTIIKDFYNPLVTDAQRRELGASLYIGWGTSGLLILGGALLCCSCPPKDENSYSAKYSAPRSIAPSKNYV; the protein is encoded by the coding sequence ATGGCATCAATGGGACTCCAGATTCTGGGCATAGCCCTGTGTGTGTTCGGGTGGCTGGGCGCTCTTCTCACCTGCGTGCTGCCCATGTGGAGAGTGACCGCTTTCATTGGGAACAACATCGTGGTGGCGCAGATTATTTGGGAAGGTCTTTGGATGAACTGCATTGTTCAGAGCACTGGGCAGATGCAATGTAAGGTGTACGATTCCCTGCTAGCCCTCTCCCAAGATCTCCAGGCTTCCAGAGCTCTGACCGTTATCTCCCTCGTGGTGGGAGTCCTGGGCATCCTCATCTCCATTGTGGGAGGAAAATGCACCAACTGTATAGAAAACGAGGCAACAAAGGCCAAAGTCACAATTATATCGGGAATTATCTTCATCCTGGCTGGAGTCTTGACCCTgatcccagtgtcctggtcagcGAACACCATCATCAAGGATTTCTACAACCCGCTGGTGACGGACGCCCAGAGGAGAGAACTTGGAGCTTCCTTGTACATCGGTTGGGGAACCTCGGGTCTGCTGATCCTCGGAGGGGCTCTGCTCTGCTGTTCCTGCCCTCCCAAAGACGAGAATTCCTACTCGGCAAAGTATTCTGCGCCTCGATCTATAGCTCCGAGTAAGAACTATGTGTAA